The proteins below come from a single Paracoccus sp. SCSIO 75233 genomic window:
- a CDS encoding LysE family translocator, giving the protein MASTPLAKASASRYSSRMIWDTIANIPTAQLLTFIGGGLLLNLAPGQDVMFASACGIKGGPRAGALAGIGVGLGVMFHVVLATIGLGALVATNPGLLIFIKYIGAAYLLFLAWQSWNAKPHSPATAAPEKPWRIIRRGALSNMLNPKPVLFLLAFLPQFTHVDYGPIWQQIFGLGLIFAVPGTLVTIAYGVVAGWLGLRLGKHLGIMNRVAAVIFAGLAVRMVAK; this is encoded by the coding sequence ATGGCAAGCACCCCCCTCGCCAAGGCGTCGGCATCGCGTTATTCATCGCGCATGATCTGGGACACGATTGCCAATATTCCGACAGCACAGCTCCTGACCTTCATCGGGGGTGGATTGCTGTTGAACCTCGCGCCGGGGCAGGACGTCATGTTCGCCTCTGCCTGCGGGATCAAGGGCGGCCCGCGCGCCGGGGCGCTTGCCGGGATCGGCGTCGGGCTCGGTGTGATGTTCCACGTTGTCCTCGCCACCATCGGCCTCGGCGCACTTGTCGCCACCAATCCCGGCTTGCTGATCTTCATCAAATATATCGGTGCCGCCTATCTGCTGTTCCTCGCCTGGCAAAGCTGGAACGCCAAACCCCACAGCCCCGCCACAGCCGCGCCAGAAAAACCATGGCGCATTATCCGGCGCGGCGCGCTGTCGAATATGCTGAACCCAAAGCCGGTGCTGTTCCTCCTCGCCTTCCTGCCGCAATTCACCCATGTCGATTACGGCCCGATCTGGCAGCAAATCTTCGGCCTTGGCCTGATCTTTGCAGTCCCTGGAACACTGGTCACGATTGCTTACGGCGTCGTGGCGGGCTGGCTTGGCCTGCGTCTCGGCAAGCATCTGGGGATCATGAACCGGGTGGCGGCGGTGATCTTCGCCGGCCTCGCGGTGCGTATGGTCGCAAAGTGA
- a CDS encoding PaaI family thioesterase encodes MSDESRVQEIAALQPVFAETLGMRLIEAARDRIVMELPVTEAMSNRNGVMHGGAILGLTDNIAGTGATVNLKEGERTTTLESKVNFLRPIRVGDVARATATPVHIGNTTQIWQVEVTRGDGKVAARVTQTQMTIIWKEPAALKG; translated from the coding sequence ATGAGTGATGAGAGCCGTGTTCAGGAGATTGCCGCGCTGCAACCCGTTTTTGCCGAGACGCTGGGGATGCGGCTGATCGAGGCCGCGCGGGACCGTATCGTGATGGAGTTGCCGGTGACCGAGGCGATGTCGAACCGCAACGGGGTGATGCATGGCGGCGCAATCCTCGGGCTGACCGATAACATCGCAGGAACCGGGGCGACGGTGAATCTGAAGGAGGGGGAGCGGACCACGACGCTTGAATCCAAGGTGAATTTCCTGCGCCCGATCCGGGTTGGCGATGTCGCGCGGGCGACGGCGACGCCGGTGCATATCGGCAATACCACCCAGATCTGGCAGGTGGAGGTGACGCGTGGCGACGGCAAGGTCGCGGCGCGGGTCACGCAGACCCAGATGACGATCATCTGGAAGGAACCGGCGGCGCTGAAGGGCTGA
- a CDS encoding DUF1801 domain-containing protein, which yields MTIAQTPFEDEAVEAAFAAFPEGARPELLAIREMIFQVAAEVPQIGPVKEALKWGQPAYLTSKTKSGSTIRLGVPKSGGYAVFTHCQTTIMSDFQAPFPDDFSYEGNRAVMFPDGAPPPVDRLRLLVTAALTYHRR from the coding sequence ATGACGATTGCGCAAACACCTTTCGAGGACGAGGCCGTCGAGGCTGCATTTGCGGCCTTCCCCGAGGGCGCGCGCCCCGAGCTTCTGGCAATCCGCGAGATGATCTTTCAGGTGGCGGCGGAGGTGCCGCAGATCGGTCCTGTGAAGGAGGCGCTGAAATGGGGGCAGCCCGCCTATCTGACGTCAAAGACGAAATCGGGGTCGACCATCCGGCTTGGCGTGCCGAAATCAGGCGGATATGCGGTTTTCACCCATTGCCAGACGACGATCATGTCAGATTTCCAAGCGCCTTTCCCGGATGATTTCAGCTATGAGGGCAACCGTGCCGTGATGTTCCCGGACGGCGCGCCGCCGCCCGTGGACCGGCTGCGGCTGCTGGTGACGGCGGCGCTGACCTATCATCGCCGCTGA